GGCACGCTGCTGGTGAGGGACCCGTCCACCCGCTACCAGGTGGAGTTCGACGCGGAAGGCGCGCTGGCGCACTACGCCTCGTGCGGGCCGCGAGGCATGGCGCTGGTGCCCGTGGCGGAGGCCGCGCGGCTGGACGCCGTGGAGCTGCCCGAGGCGGAGCTGTACGACGGGCTCCACCGGCTGGAGGCCGCGCTGGTGGCGAACGACCGGGGGGCGGCGAGGGCCGTGGTGGAGGACCTGGAGCGCGCCGCGCCCGGCCACCGGCTCACGCTGCAGGCGCGGCGCCGGCTGGCGGGCTACGACGACAGCACCGCGGACGCGCTGGCCGCGCTGGAGGGACTGCGCGCCGCCTTCCCGGACGACCTCAACCTGCTGCTCTCGTTCCTGGGCTGCCTGGCCGAGCTGGGCCGGCGCGAGGAGCGGGTGCGCCTGCTGCGCGAGCGCGTGCGGGGCGCCAAGGCCCATCCGATGGCGTGGCACGCGCTGGCGGCCGAGCTGCTGGACGACGCGCGCGAGGAGGCCGAGGTGGAGCGGCTCCTGACGCGCACGCTGCGCTCGAACCCGGCCTTCGCGCCCACCTACCGGACGCTGGCGCAGCTGCGCTGGTCCCAGCTCCGCCGCGACGAGGCGCTGCGCCTGTTCCGGGCCGCGGCGTGCCTGGAGGACAAGGACGAGTCGAACGCCTGGAACTACTTCCACGCGGCCCGGGAGACGGGCGACACCGCGAGGGCGCTGTCCTTCCTGGGCGACCGCTTCCGCCGCTTCGGCGCGAGCAGCGGCGGTCCGGCGAACACGCTCTTCCAGGCGCTGGAGGCGCTGGAGCGGGGCCCGGAGGCCTTTGGCGTGCTGCAGCGCGCGCGGGCCCTGCGTCCCGAGGACGGAGAGCTGTCCCTCTTCGCCGCGCGGGCGCACGCGGGCCTGGGGCAGACGGAGGAGGCGGAGCGGCACCTGGCGGCGGCGGAGGGCCGGGTGCGCGACGGTGCCTGGTTCCGCGCGGCCGCCGCCGTGGCCGCCGCGCGAGGGGCGCTGGAGGTGACGCTCGGCCACTGGGAGGCGGTGCTCGCCCGCGAGCCGCTGGCCCTGGACGCGCACTCGGAGCGGGTGTCGCTGCTCACCGCGCTGAAGGGCGTGCCGGAGGCGGGTGCGCACCTGGAGGCGGCGTGCGCGCGCTTCCCGCACCACCAGGGCCTGCTGCGCCTGCGCGCGCGGTGGGCGCGTGAGCACGACGCCGCGGTGCTGCCGGCCGCGCTGGAGGCGCTGCTGGCGAGCCACCCCGAGGACACCTGGGCCCTGCGTGAGCACGCCTGGGTGCTGTGCCAGCAGGGCCGCCGCGAGGAGGCGCTGGCGGAGCTGGAGCGCTCGCGGGTGCTGGAGCCGCGCAGCGCGGCCTTCTTCCACTACCAGGGGCTGGTGCTGGAGTCGGCGGGGCGCACGGAGGAGGCGGCGGCCGCGTATCGCGAGTCGCTGAAGCTCTTCCCGGCGCCCTCCACCGTCGTCGCGCTGCTGGGACTGGCGACGACGCCCGCCGCGCGCGGCGAGGCGTGCGCCTTCGTCCAGGAGGTGCTGCGCGGCGTCTCGACTCCGGGGGACTCGCTGCTCGCCTTCGAGTCCGTGGCCCGGGGCGTGCTCACCTCCGAGGCGCTGGGGGGCTTCCTGGCGGAGCTGCGCGAGCGCCACCCGGAGGACTGGGCGACGTGGGTGTCGCAGACGCGCTTCCTGCTGCGGGACAAGCGCCTGGACGAGGCGCTGAAGGCGGCGGAGGGCGCCACCGCGCGCTTCCCGCTGCTGGGAGAGGCGTGGCTGGAGCGGGCGCTGGTGCACCGGGCGCGCGGCGAGCTGGCGGCGGAGCGCGAGGCGCTGGAGGCGGCGCGCCGGCTGCGGCCCGGCTGGGTGCGGCCGGCGTGTGAGCTGTCGGACCTGCTGGAGCGCACGGGCGCGGTGGACGAGGCCCGCGCGGTGCTGGAGCGCATCGGCCGCGAGTGTCCGCTGGACGCCGTGGTGCAGGGCTACGTGGCGGACCTGCGCTGGCGCGCGGGGGAGCGCGACGAGGCGCTGGAGCGCCTCTTCAAGGCGCTCCGGCTGGACCCCGCCTATGGCTGGGCCTGGGAGCGCGTGGGGGAGTGGGCCGAGGTGGCGGACCGGCGCGAGGACGCGGTGGCCCTGGCGCGGGAGCTGGCCGGACGGCCGAATCCGCCGCCGATGGTCCGGTGGCGGCTCGCGGAGCTGCTGGAGCCGGAGGGCGAGTCCACGCTGGAGGAGCGGCTGGCGCTGCTGGACGCCGCGCGGGAGGCGGCGCCGCGCCTGGAGGACGTGCACGACACGCGGGCGCGGATGCTGGCGCTGGCCGGGCGCCACGACGCGGCGCTGGAGGCGTGCGCGCCCGCGGTGTACGGCGGAAGCCCGCCCCTGTTCCTGCGCGGCCGCGCGGCGTGGGTGCGTGCCCGGCGGGGAGAGCTCCGCGAGGCGATGGCGGCCATGCAGGCGCTGCTGGAGGAGTCGCCGGACTACGGCTGGGGCTGGCACAACCTGTCGGAGTGGGCGGAGCAGGCCGAGGACGCGCCGGTCTTCCTGCGCGCGGCGGAGGCGATGGTGCGGCTGAGGCCGGAGCTGGCCTCGGCGCACGGGAGCCTCGCTGACGCGCGGTTGATGGCCGGGGACGCGAAGGGCTCCTGCGCCGCCTGGGCGCGCGCGCAGGAGCTGGAGCCGGACAATGCCTATGTGGCCTGCCGCTACTCCGACACGCTGCTGGAGCTGGGGCGCCTGGAAGAGGCGGAGCGTGCCGTGGCGCGGGCCCGGGGCCACTGCCCGGAGGGCCAGGTGACGGCGCGGGAGGCGCGGCTCGCCGCCCTTCGCGGTGACGCCGTCGCGGCGGAGCGCCACCTGGCGCGGACGGTGGAGGTGCTCTCGGAAGGCTCCTGGCCGCTGGACACGGCGATGGGGGCCATGCGGGCGCGGGGCTGGGACGCGGCCGTGGAGCGCGTGCTGGATGCGGCGATGCAGCGACTCGAGCAGCCGCCGGAGGTGCTGGGCCGCGCGTGGGGCCACCTGAAGGCGGAGCGGTGGGCCACGTGGCTCGCCTGGAAGCGGCTGCGCGCGCTGGTGAATGCGGTGGACGGGGCGACGGCGCCCGGGCGCCGGGTGGCCTGGACGGCGTACGTGGAGGGCCTGGGCGAGAAGCAGAGGAGCTTCGTGCTGTGGTGCTTCGTCCGCCTGCACCGCGGCACGCTGCGGCGCCACACGGAGCTCTGGGGCGCGGTGGGCTATGCGCTGCTGAAGCTGGGGCGCATGGCCTGGGGCCACCGGTGGCAGCGCGACTGGCGCGAGCGCGCCGCCGAGCTGAAGCCGTGGATGCTGAGCAACGTGTCCCTGGCGGCGTACTCCACGGGCCGTAAGGACGATGCGGCGGAGGCGGTCGCGCAGGGGCTGGCCCTGCCCGAGGACCACACGCGCACGCACCTGCGGGTGTGGCATGCCTTCTTCACCGCGCTGCGGGGCGAGGACGCGCAGGCGCGAAGGGCGCTGGAGGACGCGGGCCCGGAGCCCACCCAGCCGTTGCTGAGGTTCGTCCACCGGCTGGCGCAGGCGGTGCGGGTCGCGCACGAGTCCGGCGGCGACGACGCCCGGACCGCGCTCGTGCGCGCGCGGCTGGCCATGCCGGACTTCCGTGAGCACGCCCTCGGCTCGCGTGCGTACCGCGAGGCCGAGGCGCAGGTGCGCCGGGCGGTGGGCTGGCGCACGTGGCTGGGGTGGTGGCTGCGGGGCTGAGCTACTTGCGGCCCTTCGCCTTCACGGGCGGGGAGTCCAGCCAGGCGGCGAGCACGTCCGCGTGGCAGGGGCCGGGCTTGCACCAGCAGCCGAGCCGCTTGCCGCGCAGTCCCCGCACGGCGTCGAGGTAGTCCGCGTCGTGCCGGGTGCGCAGCTCCAGGTACCAGCGGAAGGACTCGAACGGGTCCACGTCTGGCCCCATGCGGCGCAGGGCCTCGTCACGGACGCGGGCCTGCTCGTCTTCTGGCAGGGCGGCGAGCCACGGCGCGAAGTACGTGCGCAGCATGGCGCCCGGGGTGCGCACGCCCCCGGGCTTGAAGGGATTGCCGAAGCGGCCGGGCACCGGGTTGATGGGGCTCGGCTTCGCATAGGCGCGGAAGGCGCGGCCCACATACACGTCGCAGCCGTCGTGGACATGGACCGCCGTGGTGCGCATCCCGGACATCGTCAGGGCTCCGAGCCTACTTCTTGCGCTTCTTGCCACCGGCGGGAACGGCCGCGGGGGCGGGCTGCTCGGCGGCGGCGGTCTTCAGCTCGTCGCGCTCCTTGGACACCAGGGCCAGCTCACCCTCCAGCTCGCTCACCTTGGTCTTCAGGGCGGCGTTCTCCGCGCGCAGCGTGTCCGCGTCCTTGCGGAGCGTGTTCGCCTCGATCTTCGCCTTGTTCATCTCGCGCGAGGAACCACAGCCGACGAGGGGAACCACCGCCAGCGCCACCACGGCCATCCATGCCTTCATGTGCCTCACTCCTGCCTTGTCTCGGGGCCCGCGGAGTCGCGGGCCCGGAAGCTTCAGTCACTCAGTGATAATAGCTGACGAGCCCACGCCCCTGGGCGGAGGCCTCGCGGAACCAGCCCCGGACGCACTCGAGGATGTCGCGCACCTGGGCATCCTTGCCCGTGTACTTCGCGCCCTCGAAGGCGGCGGCGATTTTCTTCACCTCGGCCTCGTCGACCCACCCGGTCAAAGGAAAGTCGTCGGGGTAGGGGAGCTTGACGGGAAGCCGGTTCCCGTGGAGGTCGTCGAGCTCGAACGGCACGTTCATCTGCTTGAGCGCGGCATTCACCGGCCCGAAGTCGGGCGAGCTCCACGGGCACACGGCGCTGTTGTCGAGGAAGCGTCCGAAGTGCTCGACGACCAGCTTGAAGGCATAGCGGTAGATGCCACCGCGAGCGCCCTCGGGCACGGTGCCGTCGATGAGCTGCCGCAGCGCCTCGTAGGTGTTCGGCCCGCCGCCGGAGATGGAGTCCTCGAAGAGCTCGTCCAGGCTGGCGAGGTCGCGCTTGAAGCGCCCGCCAATCATGCGCCGGAGCTTCTCGTCCTTGGAGCCGGCCGACTGCCGGAGCTTGTTCGTATCCACTGCCCACACCATGAAGCCGTACCCCATGACGTCCCCTCCCACGTCCGAGCTGGCCGGAATAAGCCACCGAGGCCCGCCCGTGGCAAGCAACTCAGGTGGGGGCCGGGGGGCGGTACTCGTGAATCCAGACGTGCTCCATCCCCCAGGTGAAGAGCAGCCGGTGCCGTGAGAGGACGGTGAAGCCTTCCGCTTCCACGGGCCGCGTCACGGTGAGGACGCGGGTACCCGGGCGGCAGGTGCGGAAGCGCTCCACCAGCCGGACGCGCGTCTCCGGCGTCAGGGCCGTCCAGTTGGTGAAGACGTGGGTGGCGTCCTGGAGGTCCGCGTGCATCGCGTCGCCGACGACGAGCTCCGCGCCGGCCTTCGCCACCGGGCCCGAGGCGAGCAGCACATGGCCCGGAAGCAGCTCCACGCCGCGTGCTCCTGCTCCCAACCACCGCGCCGCGAGCAGCGTGCGCCCGCGCCCCGCGCCCAGGTCCACCAGCCGCCCGCCCTTGCCGAGCCCCGCCTTCCGGAAGAGCCACACCCCGGTGAAGACGGGCGTCTCGCCATACATCAGCTCGTTGAAGTGCTGCCCGGTGGTGTTGAGCAGGCGGGCCAGCTCGAAGGAGCGCCGCACCCGGTAGGGCGAAGCGAGCCCCTCTCGCAGCCACAGCCCCAGGTACGGCGACAGCAGCCACGGCCGGCACAGCAGCACGAGCAGGTCCGCGAAGCGCGTGAGCAGCTCGAGGAACGCCACGCACACGCGGATGAAGATGAGCCGCGGCAGGGACACCGCGAAGTCGTCCGGTGCCCCACCGCGTCTTCCGCTGCCTGAGGGGGTGGGCGCCGGGTCCGTCATGGCTTCGAGGCCATGGAGGATAGCACCCACCCCTCTCGGTGCCTCACCTCACCGCAGGCGCAGCAGGGTGGCGCTGCTGGAGAGCTTGCCGCCCACGAGCAGCTCGGGCACGCCGTCGTGCTCCACGTCCAGGGGCACCATGTCGTACGCGACGGGCAGCGCCCCGAAGCAGGCCGCGGGTCCGTAGGCGCCGTGTCCCTGGGCGCGGAGGATGCAGGCGGAATCGTTGCCCGGGCTGCCTGCCAGCAGCTCCCGCCAGCCATCGCCGTCCAGGTCGCGTGTGGAGAGCCCGCTCGCGCCGCTCGGGATGCGGAGGAAGTCCCGCTCGAAGAACCAGAAGTTGCTCCCGCCGAACATCGGGAGCACGCCCGGCTGGCCCCCCGAGCACGACACGGCGACATCCATGAACCCGTCCCGGTTGAGGTCCTCGAGCAGCATCTCACTGAGATTGCAGGGGTCCATGATGGGGGAATACTCCCGCACCTTGACCAGGGTGTTGTCGGCACGGCTCTCGAAGATGCCCAGCTCGAAGCTGGGAGACACGCTTCGGAGCACCACCAGGTCCGCACGGCCATCCTTGTTCAGGTCGGCGAGGGCCAGGCCGTTCAGTGACGCATGCGTCGCGAGCACGCCGCCGGTCACGAAGGTGCCATCTCCCTGGTTGAGCAGCAGCCGCACGTCGAAGAGGAAGAACGCGCCGTCCTGGCGCCGGTCGGTGAAGGCCAGGTCCAGGTCCCCATCCCCGTCCACGTCTCCGGCGGTGGGCCACTCCGGGTTCAGCTCGGGAACCAGCGGCTCGCCGGCGGAGAAGGTTCCATCCCCGTTGCCGCGTAGCAGCATGAGCGTGGACGGACTCTCGTGGTCGGACATCGCGAGCAGGTCCACCGTCGGACCCGCGTCGAAGCGGCCCGGCAGCAGCCACCAGGTGCGAGGGCCCGTGGGCGAAGGCCCCCGAGCCACGAGCTCTCCCGTGGGCCGGGTGAGCTGCACCTGGATGCCGTCCAGGCTCGGCACTATCGAGGCCACATCATCCCAGCCGTCGCCGTCGAAGTCCGCGGTGACGAAGCCAAGGCCCGGGGCCAGGCGCCGGGGCGCTTCCAGGTCCCTCATCACGCGCACCTCCAGCCCTCGTGACAGCACCAGCAGGTCGGGCTTCCCACTGGCGTCGAAGTCCGCGACCGTCACCTGCTGGGGTTCGCGTCCATTCGGGAGCTCGTGCGTCTCGAAGGTGCCGTCGCCCCGTCCGCGCAGCAGGGTGAGCACCTCGCGCTCCTCGTGCACGTAGGCCAGGTCCTGCGTGCCGTCCCCATCCAGGTCGCCCACGGTGAGCTGGATTTTCTGGCCCCAGAACTTGGAGTGACGGAGCAGCTCCACGCGGGCCCCGAAGTGGCCCGTGCCGTCGTTGAGGAACACGTTGACGCCCATGTCTGAGAAACCCTCCCTCGCGTCCGCGAGGTCCAGGGCGCCATCGCCGTTGAAGTCGGCGGCCACGGCGGAATGGACGGTGCCGCCCACGTGCCGGAGCTGCTCGAACGAGAAGGCGAGGCGTCCCTGGCCGAGGATGGCCGTGAGGTATGCACCGACGATGACGAGGTCCTCCCGTCCATCCCGGTCGAAGTCACCGGCGACCACGGGGGCCGTGCCGAAGAGCGAGGTCGTGAACGCCTTTGAGAGTGCCCCTCCGCCAGTGTGGCGAAGCACATCGAGCAGGCCGCCCTGGGACACGATGACCTCCGGTGCGCCATCCCCGTCCATGTCCCGCACCAGGGGCGCGTAGCCCAGGGTGGAGCTCCCCGAGGAGGAGAGGAACGTGCTCACCGGCGCCTGGAAGGTGCTGTCGCCCCGGCCGCGTGCGACGCG
This DNA window, taken from Pyxidicoccus xibeiensis, encodes the following:
- a CDS encoding C39 family peptidase; its protein translation is MLSAQVPAVTASPSIVLAPTSFAPTVSPALLAEVHGLYERGLYLQACHHAERHLPLAQWTGLQGRLFAGRLLSHLGAPRASRLQFVRAFREFPRDAEVRYYQSQLILQRKGPLATLDFLDGPVDLESAPIDIRSDLLLARAQALAGLRDFEDADRWLQEALALTPGRSWAHVLRAHLLELQDRREEALEEARYALSLRPFYRPAVQAVANLCTLLGRDADALVLLTEASERLESASVTLQLARLQEELGEHDAAWANLERALALCPKLEEAPFAVLAAARADTAYLRGDLELAVALSHLSGSGFHARVAERLESRPEGRRVVLPVRFVQQHHKTCAPATLTSVAALWGVPVEHLQVAAAICYDGTPAYQERHWAATTGWHVREFRVTWDSARALLDRGIAFTLTTQEPGSAHLQAVVGYDERRGTLLVRDPSTRYQVEFDAEGALAHYASCGPRGMALVPVAEAARLDAVELPEAELYDGLHRLEAALVANDRGAARAVVEDLERAAPGHRLTLQARRRLAGYDDSTADALAALEGLRAAFPDDLNLLLSFLGCLAELGRREERVRLLRERVRGAKAHPMAWHALAAELLDDAREEAEVERLLTRTLRSNPAFAPTYRTLAQLRWSQLRRDEALRLFRAAACLEDKDESNAWNYFHAARETGDTARALSFLGDRFRRFGASSGGPANTLFQALEALERGPEAFGVLQRARALRPEDGELSLFAARAHAGLGQTEEAERHLAAAEGRVRDGAWFRAAAAVAAARGALEVTLGHWEAVLAREPLALDAHSERVSLLTALKGVPEAGAHLEAACARFPHHQGLLRLRARWAREHDAAVLPAALEALLASHPEDTWALREHAWVLCQQGRREEALAELERSRVLEPRSAAFFHYQGLVLESAGRTEEAAAAYRESLKLFPAPSTVVALLGLATTPAARGEACAFVQEVLRGVSTPGDSLLAFESVARGVLTSEALGGFLAELRERHPEDWATWVSQTRFLLRDKRLDEALKAAEGATARFPLLGEAWLERALVHRARGELAAEREALEAARRLRPGWVRPACELSDLLERTGAVDEARAVLERIGRECPLDAVVQGYVADLRWRAGERDEALERLFKALRLDPAYGWAWERVGEWAEVADRREDAVALARELAGRPNPPPMVRWRLAELLEPEGESTLEERLALLDAAREAAPRLEDVHDTRARMLALAGRHDAALEACAPAVYGGSPPLFLRGRAAWVRARRGELREAMAAMQALLEESPDYGWGWHNLSEWAEQAEDAPVFLRAAEAMVRLRPELASAHGSLADARLMAGDAKGSCAAWARAQELEPDNAYVACRYSDTLLELGRLEEAERAVARARGHCPEGQVTAREARLAALRGDAVAAERHLARTVEVLSEGSWPLDTAMGAMRARGWDAAVERVLDAAMQRLEQPPEVLGRAWGHLKAERWATWLAWKRLRALVNAVDGATAPGRRVAWTAYVEGLGEKQRSFVLWCFVRLHRGTLRRHTELWGAVGYALLKLGRMAWGHRWQRDWRERAAELKPWMLSNVSLAAYSTGRKDDAAEAVAQGLALPEDHTRTHLRVWHAFFTALRGEDAQARRALEDAGPEPTQPLLRFVHRLAQAVRVAHESGGDDARTALVRARLAMPDFREHALGSRAYREAEAQVRRAVGWRTWLGWWLRG
- a CDS encoding class I SAM-dependent methyltransferase — encoded protein: MSLPRLIFIRVCVAFLELLTRFADLLVLLCRPWLLSPYLGLWLREGLASPYRVRRSFELARLLNTTGQHFNELMYGETPVFTGVWLFRKAGLGKGGRLVDLGAGRGRTLLAARWLGAGARGVELLPGHVLLASGPVAKAGAELVVGDAMHADLQDATHVFTNWTALTPETRVRLVERFRTCRPGTRVLTVTRPVEAEGFTVLSRHRLLFTWGMEHVWIHEYRPPAPT
- a CDS encoding DUF4326 domain-containing protein, with protein sequence MRTTAVHVHDGCDVYVGRAFRAYAKPSPINPVPGRFGNPFKPGGVRTPGAMLRTYFAPWLAALPEDEQARVRDEALRRMGPDVDPFESFRWYLELRTRHDADYLDAVRGLRGKRLGCWCKPGPCHADVLAAWLDSPPVKAKGRK
- a CDS encoding DUF7691 family protein; this encodes MGYGFMVWAVDTNKLRQSAGSKDEKLRRMIGGRFKRDLASLDELFEDSISGGGPNTYEALRQLIDGTVPEGARGGIYRYAFKLVVEHFGRFLDNSAVCPWSSPDFGPVNAALKQMNVPFELDDLHGNRLPVKLPYPDDFPLTGWVDEAEVKKIAAAFEGAKYTGKDAQVRDILECVRGWFREASAQGRGLVSYYH